The Macrobrachium nipponense isolate FS-2020 chromosome 27, ASM1510439v2, whole genome shotgun sequence genome includes a region encoding these proteins:
- the LOC135200927 gene encoding serine/threonine-protein phosphatase PP1-beta catalytic subunit: MADAELDIDNLISRLLEVRGCRPGKTVQMTEAEVRGLCLKSREIFLQQPILLELEAPLKICGDIHGQYTDLLRLFEYGGFPPESNYLFLGDYVDRGKQSLETICLLLAYKIKYPENFFLLRGNHECASINRIYGFYDECRRRYGTKLWKTFTDCFNCLPIAAIIDEKIFCCHGGLSPDLQSMEQIRRIMRPTDVPDTGLLCDLLWSDPDKEVSGWGENDRGVSFIFGADVVSKFLNRHDLDLICRAHQVVEDGYEFFAKRQLVTLFSAPNYCGEFDNAGGMMSVDETLLCSFQILKPSEKKAKYQYSGLSQNRSKLPNQQRPMPKK, translated from the exons ATGGCGGATGCAGAACTAGACATTGATAATTTAATTTCTCGACTATTAGAGG TTCGAGGATGCCGTCCAGGGAAAACTGTACAAATGACAGAGGCTGAAGTTCGAGGTCTCTGTTTAAAGTCCAGGGAAATTTTTCTACAGCAGCCAATATTACTGGAGTTGGAAGCTCCACTTAAAATATGTG GTGATATTCATGGCCAGTACACAGACTTGTTGCGTCTTTTTGAGTACGGTGGCTTTCCTCCTGAGTCCAACTACCTCTTTCTGGGAGACTATGTTGATCGTGGTAAACAGTCGTTAGAGACTATATGCCTCTTATTAGCATATAAGATCAAATATCCAGAGAATTTTTTCTTATTGCGCGGTAATCACGAGTGTGCGTCGATCAACAGAATCTATGGCTTTTATGATGAAT GTCGTAGGAGATATGGTACAAAACTCTGGAAAACCTTCACAGACTGTTTCAATTGCTTACCCATCGCTGCCATCattgatgaaaaaatattttgctgccACGGTGGTTTGAGTCCAGACCTGCAGAGCATGGAACAGATTCGTCGAATCATGAGACCAACAGATGTTCCAGATACAG gtCTTCTCTGTGACCTCCTATGGTCAGATCCAGATAAAGAAGTCTCAGGTTGGGGTGAAAACGACAGAGGGGTTTCTTTTATCTTTGGTGCCGATGTCGTCAGTAAATTCCTGAATCGTCATGACCTGGATTTGATATGCAGAGCACATCAG GTTGTAGAGGATGGATATGAGTTCTTCGCCAAACGTCAGTTGGTAACATTATTTTCTGCCCCTAATTACTGTGGTGAATTTGATAATGCAGGGGGCATGATGTCGGTAGATGAAACATTACTCTGTTCTTTTCag ATTTTAAAGCCCTCTGAGAAGAAAGCTAAATACCAATATAGTGGCTTGAGTCAAAACCGCTCTAAACTTCCAAACCAGCAGCGGCCGATGCCCAAGAAGTAA